Genomic segment of Mucilaginibacter sabulilitoris:
TAAATGGGGATGGTATGTGTTGCTGGCAGGAGCTTTATTTGCAGTTGCGGGTGCTTTAAGCATCAGAAAGCCGACAGTAAAAATACCGGAAACGAATAGCTAATAAACTATTCCTGAAATGTTTATTAACCTTTTTACATAGTAAAAAGGTTTTTTTTAAACATATTTGTAGCCTATAAATAACGCGTCTACATGTTAAAGTTTTCTTTCCGCCGGCAGGTATTAGCGGGCTTTGTTATATCCATTATACTTGTTTTGGTGGTTGGGGTATTAGCTTACACCAGCATCAGGCAGTTAGAAGATGATACCGATTGGGTTGATCATACACAAAAGGTTATTAAATCGTCAAATAATTTATTACAGCATCTTATTGATGCTGAAACGGGTATGCGTGGTTATGGCGCTACCGGTAATAAAACATTTCTTACTCCGTATAATGATGCCTTACCCCGTATCAGCGTTGATCTTCAATCGCTCCGTGATCTTACTAAGGATAATCTGCAGCAACAAAAAAGGATAGACTCATTGACCCTCATTGTTGCCGATCAGCGCAACTTGCTGAAATTAAATATTGATACCCGCGAGAGCAAGGGCCTTGAGTATATGGTTCAGAACGGGATGTTCCTGAATGGTAAACGAAATATGGATCAGATCAGGATGCATGTTACTCATATTATTGATTCAGAAAACAATGTTCTCGCAATACGCAAAGACAGTTCACAAAAGGCATCTGACCTGGCCATTATTATTATTATCGGGGGCTCGCTTATTTTCCTGTTCATTATCATGCTACTGTTCTTCTATATACAAAGCACTTTTGATAAACAGAAATTAATTGAGGACGAAATTAAGATAGCCAATATTGAGCTGGGTAAAGTGCTTGCGGAAAATGAAGCTAAAAATTGGCTGCTCACAGGCACCGGTTTGCTTAACGAAAAAATGCAGGGGCAACAGAGCGAAAAGGAGCTCTCCGGCAATATACTGGCGGAGGTTTGTACCTATACCAAAGCCGCTGCGGGTACCTTATACCTGTATAATGAAACACATCAGCGCCTGGAGCTATATGCGTCGTACGCTTTTCATAATCCCGATTTAATTAAAAAAACGGTTCAATTATCCGAAGGTTGGTTAGGGCAGGTTGCCCGGGATGAAAAAGCGGCTGTAGTTAAAGGTAAACTGAATGAGCGGTTCGCGCTTGAATCGTCTGTTGTAAAAGAAGCCTTAACCGAAAGCTTTATCATTCCTTTCTTTTTTGATAAAAAACTAAAGGGAGTAATGGAAATTGCTTATGCCAATGAGCTGCCGCCGGAAAGCCAGGATTATATCCTGGCAGTAGCTAATGATATAGGCATATCTGTTAATACGGCACAGGCGCGCACTATTATGCACGACCTGTTTGAGGAAACCCAGCAACAGGCCGAAGAACTGGAAGCACAGCAGGAAGAAATGCGCGTTACCAACGAAGAACTGATGAACAAAACAGAAATGTTGCAGGCATCAGAAGAAGAGTTGCGCGTACAGCAGGAAGAGCTGCGTACCATCAATGCCGAATTGGAAGAAAAAGCCAGTTTGCTGGAAGAAAAGAACCAGGCCATTGAGCAGGCCCGCGCGGCTATTAATCTTAAGGTTGATGAGCTGGAAACTACAGGCAAATATAAATCCGAGTTTTTGGCCAACATGAGCCATGAGCTGCGTACCCCGCTAAACAGTATCCTGGTGCTGGCCCGCATACTAAAAGATAATAAACCGGCAAACCTTTCAGAAGACCAGATAAAATATGCCAGCGTAATTTTTAATGCAGGTAACGATCTGCTTACGCTCATTAATGATATCCTTGACCTTTCTAAAATTGAATCGGGTAAACTCGATATGCAAAACGAAAACATCAAGGTATCCGAAATTTTGAGCGACATGGAGATGCTTTTTGCCGAGGTTGCCGGTAATAAAAGAATCAATTACACTACCAGTACGGCGAAAAACCTACCCAAAACCATATTTACCGATAAGGTGCGTGTTGAACAGGTTATTAAAAACCTGCTATCCAACGCCTTTAAGTTCACCTCCGAAAATGGTTCTATATCTATAAATGCCAAACCAGGCGAAAAAGAGAATACTATTAGTTTTGCCATAAAAGATTCGGGCATTGGCATACCTGCCGAAAAGCAGCTTCTCATATTTGAGGCATTTCAGCAGGCTGATGGTTCAACCAGTCGCAAATATGGCGGCACAGGTTTGGGTTTATCAATAAGCCGTGAATTGGCCACCCTGCTTGGTGGTAGCATAAGCCTGAGCAGCGAACAGGGTGTAGGCAGTGAGTTTGTGTTAACCATACCTTTTGAAGCCAAAGAGGTGGTACTGCTTGAAGACGAGATATTGCCAACCACCCAAACCCTTGCAGCAGAAAACACATTTTTAAAACCTGCAACCGTGCGCGGCGACCGTGATCCGCTGGTTGTAATTGTTGAAGATGATAAGAACTTTGCCAACATACTTCAGGATTATGCCCGCGAACATGGCTATAAATCGGTAATGGTACATGAAGGCACCAACGCTGTTGAAGCTGTAAAAGAAAATATGCCCGATGCCGTGATACTGGATATCATGCTGCCCGGTAAAGATGGCTGGCAAATTTTGAAAGAGCTGAAAAATGATGAAGAAACTATGCACATACCGGTGCACCTCATGTCGGCAGGTGAGGCGGCTGCTAACCGTGTTCGCCGCGAGGGAGCCATCAGTTTCCTTAAAAAGCCGATAAATACCGAAACGCTGGATAAGCTTTTTACCGATATCATGCTGCAAAGCGGTACCCGCTTTAAACAAATATTATTGGTTGAGGATCATAGGGCGCAAAGCCAGGCTTTAAAAGATATGATGCAGGGGCAGGATATTACTGTTGACCAGGCATTTGATGGGGAATCGGCTTTCAGGATGCTTCATGAAAATGAATACCAGTGTGTAATACTTGACCTTAATCTGCCAGATATATCAGGGCTTGACTTGTTAGACAAAATAAAGGAGGTTGATCGTTTTGCTTCGTTACCGGTAATTGTAAATACTGCCATGGAGCTCGACAAAACATCGGTTAACAGGCTCATGCAATATGCAAATGCCATGGTGGTAAAAACCAATAAATCTGCCGACAGGCTTATTGATGAGGTAAACCTGTTCCTGAATAAGATCAGCGAATCATCGGCTAACCTGCATGACCAGTCGCCGTCATTTACCAAAGCAAAAATGCCGACCAAGGGTAAAGAGGCCCTGAAAGGTAAAAAAGTGCTTATTGTTGATGATGATATGCGCAATATTTTTGCGCTCAGCAGCGCGCTGCAAAGCTATGACCTTGTTGTTGAAATAGCCAATGATGGCGAAGAAGCAATAGCCAAACTGGAGGAGATCCCTCATATTAACATTGTGCTGATGGATATCATGATGCCTAAAATGGATGGTTACGAAGCCACAAGGTATATACGTAAACAAAGCAAATGGGCTAAATTACCTGTAATAGCATTGACCGCGAAGGCAATGAAAGACGACCGTGAAAAATGTATTGCAGCCGGCGCCAATGATTATATAACCAAGCCGGTTGATATGGACAGGCTTATTTCATTGATGCAATTGTGGCTTGAAAGTTAGTATGAACGATACTTCAGTTATAACGGCCCCTCAAATAACTGAACTTATTGACCTGGTAAAAAGGGTACATGGGTTTGATTTTTCGGGTTATACCAAGGCTTCGTTAAAAAGGCGGATTATCAGGATAATGCAGCTTAAAAAACTGGAGTTTTATGATCTGAAACATATTTTGGTTAATGATCAGCATTTCTTCCAGGATTTTTTAGAAGAAATTACGGTAAACGTTACCGAGATGTTTCGTGATCCGTCTTTTTATAAGGCGTTAAATCTGCAGGTAATACCTTATCTGTCAACCTATCAGCATGCCAAAATATGGTGCGCCGGCTGTTCAACGGGCGAGGAGGTTTATTCGCTGGCTATATTACTGCGCGATGCAGGGCTTGGCAAAAAATCATTTATATACGGTACCGATATTAATACTGAGGTTCTTAAGGAGGCACGCAAAGGTATATACAGCCTTCGTAACATAAAAAATTATGCCGAAAACTATCAGTTCACAGGGTTAAAAGGCTCCATATCTGATAATTTTACAATTTTGTACGATGCCGCATCTGTACATAATGAGTTGAAACAGAATACCTTATTTTCGGTGCATAACCTGGTGTCTGACGATGTTTTTAACGAGTTTCAGCTTATAAGCTGCCGCAACGTTTTTATTTATTTTGAAACCGCGTTACAGGAACGTATACTGGAACTGTTTTATAAGAGCTTATGCCCGCTTGGTTATTTATGCCTGGGCAGTAAAGAAACCATACGGTCAGACTTTTTTAAGAAAAAGTTTAAGGTGATCAATCAGAAGGAAAATATTTATCAAAAAATTGGGGCCTGATAAAAATTTACTGGAGCGCTGGCGCACTACCGAAATCCTGCTGTTAGGCGGGTCGGCAGGGTCGTTTAAACTGTTGTTCCAGATAGTTAAATTATTACCGGCCAGTTTAAATAAGGTGGTGATCATAGTTATACACCGTAAGCGGAACTTTTTTAGCGAGATTGAGAAACTTTTTGCCGAAAATAGCAGTATACCCCTGCACGAAATTGAGGATAAGGACGTGCTGAAAAAGAATACCATATATATAGCGCCTGCAAATTATCATACGCTCATTGAAAAGGAAGGATATTTTAGTCTTGATGTATCGGAGGCTGTTTGGTATTCAAAACCATCAATTGATGTGACCTTTGAAAGTGCGGCCGAAATTTATGATAAACGCTGCATGGCAGTTTTATTGTCGGGAGCAAACCAGGATGGTGCTGAGGGGATGCTTAAGTTAAGGAATAGCGGCGCGGTTACCATAGCCCAGCATCCGGATGATGCAGAAATGGACGAGATGCCGGCTGCAGCTATTAACATAGGTGCCGCAACCTATATTTTGCGAACAGAAGAGATATTTGAACTTTTACAAATACAATGATTCACCGTACATTAATATAATGAATAAATGAACCCCGTTAATATTCTTATTGTTGATGATAAAGAAGAAAATATTATAGCACTTGAAGCGCTGTTAAAACGCGATGATATTCGCATGTTTTCTACAACATCACCAAATGAAGCCCTTAAAATAGCCTGGGAAACGCCTATGGCCATTGCTTTGGTTGATGTTCAAATGCCCGGAATAGATGGCTTTGAACTTGTTGAAATGCTTAAATCAAATCCACGCACGAAGGATATCATGGTGATATTTGTAACTGCTATATCAAAAGAAACCAAGTATGCTGTAAAGGGGCTTGGTACCGGCGCAGTTGATTATTTATATAAACCGCTTGATCCATATATCACATCGGCCAAGGTTGATTCATTTGTACACCTGGCCCGCACCCAGGCCGAAATTAAATTAAAGAACGAAGAGCTCCAGAATTTTGCCATTGTGGTAAAAAACTCGGCCGATATTATTTGCTCCGTTGATGCACAAAATCTTCGTATCAACAACATCAACCCAGCGGTTGAAACCATAATGGGCTTTAAAGCAGCCGAACTGCTGGGTAAAAGTATTGTAGACCTTTCAATTGAAGCACAGCAGCAATTGTTCCGCAAAAAGCTTGGCGAGATCATTAAAGACAACCTTAGCTTTTCGGTTTTCGAACTTCAGTTTATAACTTTTGATAAACGTGTTATTTGGGTGGAGTGCCGCGCATCGTATCATAATAAAACCATTTTTATAAACATCAGCGATATTTCCCCTCAAAAAAGTTACCAGGAGCAGCTTATCAAATCAAAGGAGAATGCGGAATACAGCAAAAAAGTAAAAGAAACCTTTTTAGCTAATATGAGTCATGAGTTACGCACACCGGTTAATGGTATTATAGGCATTACCAACCTGCTGCTTCGTACCAACCTGAACGAACAGCAAAAAGGTATGCTCGATTTACTCGAAACATCATCCAAATCATTACTTGGGGTAATAAATGATGTGCTCGATATTTCAAAAATTGAAGCCGGTAAATTTAACATTGTACGTGCGCCAAACAATATACGAGAGCTGGTTAAATCGGTATTTGACCTGCTTAAGTTCAGGGCCGATGAAGGCAATATTGAGTTTCTGCTCGAAATTGACAGCGAGGTACCTGATAACCTCATGGTTGATTCGCTTAGGTTAAACCAGATACTGATGAACCTTTTGAGCAATGCCATTAAATTTACCGAAAGGGGTTATGTAAAGCTCAGGGTATCTGTATTGCAAAAACACAATGATAAGGTTAAGCTCAAATACAGCGTTGAGGATTCGGGCATAGGCGTACCGGTTGACCGGCTGAATAAAATATTTGAATCATTTGAGCAGGCCGAAGAGGATACCGTGAGCAAATATGGCGGTACCGGCCTTGGTTTAACCATTGTTAAAAAACTGGCCGAGCTGAAAGGCGGCGAACTGGAAGTGACCAGCCAATTAGGTAAGGGAAGTATTTTTAATTTTATAAACTGGCATACTATAGCTGCTAAACCGGTAGAAAGAGTAACCAATAAGCCGGATAAGACACTTACCCCTTTTAATAATATAAGCGTATTGGTTGCCGAAGATAACATGGTGAACCAGTTTATGCTTTCGAAAATATTAAAAGACTGGAACGTGAATGTGGAGATGGTTGATAATGGCCGCAAAGCGATTGAAAAGCTGAGTGCGAAAAACTATGACCTGATACTGATGGATACGCACATGCCCGAAATGAACGGATATGAGGCAGCCAGAATTATACGTGTTGAATTTGCCGAACCCAAGAGAAGCATACCTATAATCTCGCTTTCTGCTTCGTCATTTGATCATGAGCAGGAAGAAGCGTTGTCGGCAGGTATGAATGATGTACTTGCCAAACCATTTCAGCCTTACCAGCTGCACGAAAAAATGAGCCGTTTATTGAAAGTAGAGGCATAGCGGTTAAAATTGCAGTTTGGTTTGGCCAATGCCCATAACACGGGCCTCGTGCTCCAATAGCCATTGCTTGCGCCAAAGGCCGCCGGCATATCCGGTTAAACTGCCATTGGAGCCAATAACCCGGTGGCAAGGTACTACTATCCACAAATTGTTTTTGCCATTTGCGGCGGCTATGGCCCTTATGGCCAACGGATCGTTCATTTTGTTTGATTGCTGCCCATAGCTGATGGTGTTGCCGTAATTGATCTGCAATAGTTGGTTCCACACTTTTTGCTGAAAAGAGGTGCCGGGTTGTTTAATAGGCAGATCAAACACTTTTCTTGTTCCTGCAAAGTATTCATCTAACTGATCTATTGCCGACTGAAGCAATGCGGTAGGGGCAGGCGTAACCTCACGCTCCTCATCCAGCGCAGATATAGCTGAAATAAAGCCATCATCTTCGGTTATGCGGGTTATACCAAGCGGGGTGCGGCAGTATGCTACAGGCATTTTGTTTTAGTTTTTACAGGTTGACAATATAAATGGTGACCTGGTTATATAATTAATCCAAAATTAAAGCAATAGCGGCAATCAAACAAATGAACAATTGAAGCAGTGAACTAATTACTACATTTGCAGGTATGAAGCTCGTTAATGAAACCTGGCACCTGTTTAAAAAGGAAGTTTTGCTGGAATGGCGCTCTAAATATGCTTTTAATGGTGTTTTGTTATATGTGGTATCAACCGTGTTTGTTTGCTACATATCGTTCAATTTAACAGCGGGTTTCAGCGGTAGCAGTGGGTATGCGGTGGTGTGGAATGTTTTGTTCTGGATCATTATGCTGTTTGCCTCAGTTAACGCCATTGCCAAAAGCTTTATGCAGGAGAGCAGGAACCGCCTGCTTTATTATTATTCTATAGCAAGCCCGCAGGCTATTATACTGTCAAAAACCCTTTATAATATACTGCTCATGTCGTTGTTAAGTGTGCTGGCGCTGGTAGTATATATGGTATTCTTCACCAATACACTTGGCGACCCTCTTTTTTACTTTTTAATAGTATTACTGGGCAGTTTAAGCTTTTCAACCGTGTTCACCATGATATCGGCCATAGCTTCAAAGGCCGGCAACAATGGTACGCTGATGGCTATATTAAGTTTCCCGGTTATTATACCGGTAATACTGGTACTTATACGTCTGAGCAAAAATGCTATGGACGGTATAGACCGGAGCCTGAGCCTGGGCGACATAGGTGTTTTATGTGCCATAAACGCCATTGTAATTACCACCGCGCTTCTGCTTTTCCCTTTTTTGTGGAGGGATTAAGCTACCTGTTAAGCATCTTTGAACTCGTTGTCAATATAATTTGTATTCTCCCCTTGTTACTTTGTAAAAATATTAACGTACTAAATAAATATCTTCACAATTCATTAAGCGTTCATAAAAAATGTGTTTTTTAGTAACTTGAAAAAAAATTGTATTCCTGATTGATGCGGCTTTACTGGATCATTGTCATTTTTATTTTATGCCCGTTTATTACGCTGGCTCAAAACACTTCTATTACCGGTAAAGTGGTAAATGCCAATGGCAAAAATCCTGTAGCTAAGGCCAGTGTGTTTTTAAGCAACGCTACTTACGGAACCGCAACGGCCGAAGATGGCTCATTTACGCTGGCGGGAGTTAAGCCCGGCCAATACGAACTGGTTGTTACTACGGTTGGCTATGAGGATTATTCGCAAATCATACAGGTGGGCCGCGACCCGGTAAAGCTGAACATTGAACTAACGCAAAAAGTATTGATGCTGCGCGAAGTGGTGATCAGCAGCGCGGCCGACTGGAAAAAGAACTATGAACTGTTCCGCCGCGATTTTATTGGCACTACCGAAAACTCCAAGCTTTGTCGGGTTGTAAACCCGCATATCCTCAACCTTATTTATCATCGCAATAAACAACAGCTGGAGGCATCTGGCGATGAGTTTCTGGTGGTAGAGAACCGGGCGTTGGGTTACCGTACTAAGTTTTTACTGAAGAGTTTTTTGAGTGATGCTATCGAACACACGATTCAATACTCGGGCAAGGCGCTTTTTGAAGAGCTGCCTGGTTCGGCCGAACAAAAGAAGGTTTGGAAGCAAAAGCGTGAAGAAGCATACTATGGCTCGCCCCAACATTTCTACCGGTCGTTGTATAAAGATAAGTTAAAGGAAGAAGGTTTTGAGGCGCATGATTTTACCCGACTGCCTAACCGCGAACGCCCTGACGAAGCATTGATCCTTCAAAAAATTAAAAGGTACAGGGATATTACGCCCAACCGCGATTCGCTGATCAACTGGTACAAAATATCAAACCTTACCAAGTGGAACAGGGAGAACCTGGTGCGCATACCCTATCAATCATTCGAGATATTGCGTAAAACACCGCAACAAGGCATATTTGCGCTTACCTGCCCGCACTTTTTGTATGTAGTATACACTAAAAAAGAAGAGATGACGGAGTTTAAGGATGTTTACCGTCCGCTTGATATGGGCAATTTTGAAACCAGTATTGTTACCTTATTCCAAGGCTATATTTTGTTTGATATGAATGGTATTGTGGTTTCAAACCCAAGTCCACAGTATGAGGGCACTTGGTCAAAAGCCAAGCTGGCCGATCTGCTGCCAGTTGATTACGAGCC
This window contains:
- a CDS encoding response regulator — translated: MLKFSFRRQVLAGFVISIILVLVVGVLAYTSIRQLEDDTDWVDHTQKVIKSSNNLLQHLIDAETGMRGYGATGNKTFLTPYNDALPRISVDLQSLRDLTKDNLQQQKRIDSLTLIVADQRNLLKLNIDTRESKGLEYMVQNGMFLNGKRNMDQIRMHVTHIIDSENNVLAIRKDSSQKASDLAIIIIIGGSLIFLFIIMLLFFYIQSTFDKQKLIEDEIKIANIELGKVLAENEAKNWLLTGTGLLNEKMQGQQSEKELSGNILAEVCTYTKAAAGTLYLYNETHQRLELYASYAFHNPDLIKKTVQLSEGWLGQVARDEKAAVVKGKLNERFALESSVVKEALTESFIIPFFFDKKLKGVMEIAYANELPPESQDYILAVANDIGISVNTAQARTIMHDLFEETQQQAEELEAQQEEMRVTNEELMNKTEMLQASEEELRVQQEELRTINAELEEKASLLEEKNQAIEQARAAINLKVDELETTGKYKSEFLANMSHELRTPLNSILVLARILKDNKPANLSEDQIKYASVIFNAGNDLLTLINDILDLSKIESGKLDMQNENIKVSEILSDMEMLFAEVAGNKRINYTTSTAKNLPKTIFTDKVRVEQVIKNLLSNAFKFTSENGSISINAKPGEKENTISFAIKDSGIGIPAEKQLLIFEAFQQADGSTSRKYGGTGLGLSISRELATLLGGSISLSSEQGVGSEFVLTIPFEAKEVVLLEDEILPTTQTLAAENTFLKPATVRGDRDPLVVIVEDDKNFANILQDYAREHGYKSVMVHEGTNAVEAVKENMPDAVILDIMLPGKDGWQILKELKNDEETMHIPVHLMSAGEAAANRVRREGAISFLKKPINTETLDKLFTDIMLQSGTRFKQILLVEDHRAQSQALKDMMQGQDITVDQAFDGESAFRMLHENEYQCVILDLNLPDISGLDLLDKIKEVDRFASLPVIVNTAMELDKTSVNRLMQYANAMVVKTNKSADRLIDEVNLFLNKISESSANLHDQSPSFTKAKMPTKGKEALKGKKVLIVDDDMRNIFALSSALQSYDLVVEIANDGEEAIAKLEEIPHINIVLMDIMMPKMDGYEATRYIRKQSKWAKLPVIALTAKAMKDDREKCIAAGANDYITKPVDMDRLISLMQLWLES
- a CDS encoding CheR family methyltransferase — encoded protein: MNDTSVITAPQITELIDLVKRVHGFDFSGYTKASLKRRIIRIMQLKKLEFYDLKHILVNDQHFFQDFLEEITVNVTEMFRDPSFYKALNLQVIPYLSTYQHAKIWCAGCSTGEEVYSLAILLRDAGLGKKSFIYGTDINTEVLKEARKGIYSLRNIKNYAENYQFTGLKGSISDNFTILYDAASVHNELKQNTLFSVHNLVSDDVFNEFQLISCRNVFIYFETALQERILELFYKSLCPLGYLCLGSKETIRSDFFKKKFKVINQKENIYQKIGA
- a CDS encoding chemotaxis protein CheB, with the translated sequence MGPDKNLLERWRTTEILLLGGSAGSFKLLFQIVKLLPASLNKVVIIVIHRKRNFFSEIEKLFAENSSIPLHEIEDKDVLKKNTIYIAPANYHTLIEKEGYFSLDVSEAVWYSKPSIDVTFESAAEIYDKRCMAVLLSGANQDGAEGMLKLRNSGAVTIAQHPDDAEMDEMPAAAINIGAATYILRTEEIFELLQIQ
- a CDS encoding hybrid sensor histidine kinase/response regulator, with the translated sequence MNPVNILIVDDKEENIIALEALLKRDDIRMFSTTSPNEALKIAWETPMAIALVDVQMPGIDGFELVEMLKSNPRTKDIMVIFVTAISKETKYAVKGLGTGAVDYLYKPLDPYITSAKVDSFVHLARTQAEIKLKNEELQNFAIVVKNSADIICSVDAQNLRINNINPAVETIMGFKAAELLGKSIVDLSIEAQQQLFRKKLGEIIKDNLSFSVFELQFITFDKRVIWVECRASYHNKTIFINISDISPQKSYQEQLIKSKENAEYSKKVKETFLANMSHELRTPVNGIIGITNLLLRTNLNEQQKGMLDLLETSSKSLLGVINDVLDISKIEAGKFNIVRAPNNIRELVKSVFDLLKFRADEGNIEFLLEIDSEVPDNLMVDSLRLNQILMNLLSNAIKFTERGYVKLRVSVLQKHNDKVKLKYSVEDSGIGVPVDRLNKIFESFEQAEEDTVSKYGGTGLGLTIVKKLAELKGGELEVTSQLGKGSIFNFINWHTIAAKPVERVTNKPDKTLTPFNNISVLVAEDNMVNQFMLSKILKDWNVNVEMVDNGRKAIEKLSAKNYDLILMDTHMPEMNGYEAARIIRVEFAEPKRSIPIISLSASSFDHEQEEALSAGMNDVLAKPFQPYQLHEKMSRLLKVEA
- a CDS encoding methylated-DNA--[protein]-cysteine S-methyltransferase, whose protein sequence is MPVAYCRTPLGITRITEDDGFISAISALDEEREVTPAPTALLQSAIDQLDEYFAGTRKVFDLPIKQPGTSFQQKVWNQLLQINYGNTISYGQQSNKMNDPLAIRAIAAANGKNNLWIVVPCHRVIGSNGSLTGYAGGLWRKQWLLEHEARVMGIGQTKLQF
- a CDS encoding heme exporter protein CcmB codes for the protein MKLVNETWHLFKKEVLLEWRSKYAFNGVLLYVVSTVFVCYISFNLTAGFSGSSGYAVVWNVLFWIIMLFASVNAIAKSFMQESRNRLLYYYSIASPQAIILSKTLYNILLMSLLSVLALVVYMVFFTNTLGDPLFYFLIVLLGSLSFSTVFTMISAIASKAGNNGTLMAILSFPVIIPVILVLIRLSKNAMDGIDRSLSLGDIGVLCAINAIVITTALLLFPFLWRD
- a CDS encoding carboxypeptidase-like regulatory domain-containing protein, which gives rise to MRLYWIIVIFILCPFITLAQNTSITGKVVNANGKNPVAKASVFLSNATYGTATAEDGSFTLAGVKPGQYELVVTTVGYEDYSQIIQVGRDPVKLNIELTQKVLMLREVVISSAADWKKNYELFRRDFIGTTENSKLCRVVNPHILNLIYHRNKQQLEASGDEFLVVENRALGYRTKFLLKSFLSDAIEHTIQYSGKALFEELPGSAEQKKVWKQKREEAYYGSPQHFYRSLYKDKLKEEGFEAHDFTRLPNRERPDEALILQKIKRYRDITPNRDSLINWYKISNLTKWNRENLVRIPYQSFEILRKTPQQGIFALTCPHFLYVVYTKKEEMTEFKDVYRPLDMGNFETSIVTLFQGYILFDMNGIVVSNPSPQYEGTWSKAKLADLLPVDYEPGD